A genome region from Cucumis sativus cultivar 9930 chromosome 4, Cucumber_9930_V3, whole genome shotgun sequence includes the following:
- the LOC101206981 gene encoding putative methylesterase 11, chloroplastic: protein MGNLCATFSPPKPPPTTLPNPSSFSISSNRWSRMRSSRRHDAGDSLTSDHALDAAAALFQKLPPDCSVSFDRSTSLRQPTSGKKNRNALPRSSSSRARSLTDPLLQPHQLVNQDIKLDDLETNHFVLVHGGGFGAWCWYKTIALLEEAGYRATAIDLTGSGIHSFDPNSITDLAQYTQPLIDLLEKLPDGKKVILVGHDFGGACISYAMELFHSKIAKAVFVAAAMLNDGQNTLDMFSLQAGSDDVMQQAQVFVYSNGNDNPPTAIELKKPLLKDLFFNQTPAKDVALASVSMRPVPFPPVLEKLRLSEKKYGSVRRFYIQTLNDNAIPVPIQESLIERNPPEQVFYLKGADHSPFFSKPQALHRLFVEISKIQRP, encoded by the exons ATGGGGAATCTCTGCGCCACATTCTCGCCGCCGAAACCACCGCCGACCACCCTCCCCAACCCCTCTTCATTCTCCATTTCCAGCAACCGGTGGTCTCGAATGCGTTCTTCACGGAGACACGACGCCGGAGACTCCCTGACTTCCGACCACGCTTTGGATGCCGCCGCGGCGCTTTTCCAGAAACTTCCACCCGATTGTTCTGTTTCCTTCGATCGCTCTACTTCGCTCCGCCAGCCGACTTCCGGTAAGAAGAATCGGAATGCCTTGCCGCGGAGTTCCAGTTCTCGGGCTCGCTCCCTTACTGACCCTCTCCTTCAACCTCACCAGCTTGTTAATCAG GACATAAAGCTAGATGACTTGGAAACAAATCACTTTGTTCTTGTCCATGGAGGTGGTTTCGGTGCGTGGTGTTGGTATAAAACTATTGCTCTTTTGGAAGAAGCAGGATATCGAGCTACGGCGATAGACCTAACTGGGTCAGGAATTCATTCATTCGATCCAAATAGCATTACAGATCTTGCGCAATATACGCAGCCACTTATTGATCTCCTGGAAAAGCTTCCTGATGGCAAAAAG GTTATCCTAGTTGGGCATGATTTTGGTGGTGCTTGTATTTCGTATGCAATGGAATTATTTCATTCGAAGATTGCAAAGGCGGTTTTCGTTGCTGCAGCAATGTTGAATGATGGGCAAAACACTCTTGATATGTTCTCCTTGCAG GCTGGTTCGGATGATGTGATGCAACAAGCTCAAGTCTTTGTGTACTCAAATGGCAACGACAATCCTCCAACGgctattgaattgaaaaaaccATTGTTGAAGGACTTGTTCTTCAATCAAACTCCAGCCAAG GATGTAGCTTTAGCATCAGTTTCAATGAGACCCGTACCCTTCCCACCTGTGTTAGAAAAGCTACGCCTTTCAGAGAAGAAGTATGGATCGGTGAGACGATTTTACATTCAAACACTTAACGACAATGCCATACCTGTCCCAATCCAGGAGAGCTTGATCGAGAGAAACCCTCCAGAACAGGTCTTCTATCTCAAGGGTGCAGATCATTCCCCCTTTTTCTCAAAACCTCAGGCTCTGCATAGATTATTTGTAGAAATCTCAAAAATCCAAAGACCTTAG
- the LOC101216785 gene encoding ubiquitin-like domain-containing CTD phosphatase 1 — MLKFLDDSQNPDSKPNEKDVLSCAQDLSRLSFPKRFDQISGEVVTDSVQQLSFGPVHEEVNGLSTFQPPLSRPPNCLMRKKLLVLDINGVLVDIVSPPPKERKADISIARHAVFRRPFYLDFMKFCFERFEIGIWSSRNRKNVSRMVDYLLGDMKHKLLFCWDLSHCAASKFKTLENKHKRVVFKQLRRLWEKQDPNLPWKEGEYNESNTLLLDDSPYKSLLNPAHSAVFPYSYTFLDEAKDTSLGTSGDLRIYLEGLAEAENVQKYVGQNPFGQSPISEGSASWDFYHMVLDNYHSFPSTI, encoded by the exons ATGTTGAAGTTCCTTGATGATTCACAGAACCCAGATTCTAAGCCAAATGAGAAGGACGTTCTGAGTTGTGCCCAAGATTTGAGTAGATTGTCATTCCCTAAACGTTTTGATCAAATTAGTGGTGAAGTAGTGACGGACAGTGTTCAACAGCTTTCCTTTGGTCCTGTCCATGAAGAAGTTAATGGCTTATCGACATTCCAACCTCCTCTTTCACGACCACCTAATTGTCTGATGAGAAAAAAGCTTCTCGTTCTTGATATAAATGGTGTGCTTGTCGATATAGTATCTCCTCCCCCCAAGGAACGGAAAGCAGACATTAGTATTGCTCGACATGCAG ttttcagaagacctttttatttagatttcatGAAGTTCTGCTTTGAGAGATTTGAAATTGGCATATGGTCATCAAGAAACAG GAAGAATGTATCAAGAATGGTTGATTATTTGTTGGGAGACATGAagcacaaattattattttgttgg GATCTATCACACTGTGCtgcttcaaaatttaagactCTCGAAAACAAGCACAAACGTGTGGTTTTCAAGCAACTAAGGAGACTTTGGGAGAAGCAGGACCCAAATCTTCCGTGGAAAGAGGGAGAGTATAATGAATCGAATACATTGTTGCTGGACGATTCTCCATACAAATCGTTGCTTAATCCT GCACACTCTGCAGTTTTTCCATATTCCTACACGTTTCTGGATGAAGCAAAAGATACTTCACTTG GTACAAGTGGGGATCttagaatttatttagaaGGCTTGGCTGAAGCTGAAAACGTACAGAAGTATGTGGGACAAAACCCATTTGGTCAAAGTCCTATATCAGAAGGAAGTGCATCTTGGGACTTCTATCACATGGTTTTGGATAATTATCACTCCTTTCCATCaactatttga